A region of Maridesulfovibrio sp. DNA encodes the following proteins:
- a CDS encoding aspartate ammonia-lyase, protein MRIEQNIVRQAARSTGISEEDLVILIAEGEERVYQQDEWIFYESSPRRWAGIILEGELELMRGIHGTSRKVGTIVSGSMISEGALLEKDSHSNGAFTRTGARIWQITEEKIESFKENNPELFYRIVAQVAVGINRRMRMLADSVHCKSNSGDLLISGLRREKDSLGTRDVYGHAYYGVQTLRAMENFSISGIYLNNFEHMVEALAMVKKAAAQTNNELGTLDDTRMNAICQACDEILGGELHEHFTVDMFQGGAGTSTNMNANEVIANRGLEIMGYNKGEYHHLHPNDHVNCSQSTNDAYPTAIKLAVLLSSHDLICSLRVFRNALASKGEKFKDVLKMGRTENQDAVPMTLGQEFSAYAVMIDSSISTMEQTAEAFLDINLGATAIGTGINSPRGYADLVAKKLAAISGFPVRRAKNLVEATQNAGVFVRMSASLKLVAVQISKICNDLRALSSGPRCGLNEINLPPMQPGSSIMPGKVNPVLPEVMNQICYQVMGYDTVVSMAAESSELELCMAEPIIAYDLLHGMMILKNGCISLVERCISGIEANRDVCRSYVQRSIGLVTALVPVIGYEQSAAIAKEALGTDASVYDIVLAKGVLTKEQLDEILRPENMTDPREI, encoded by the coding sequence ATGAGAATTGAACAGAATATTGTCCGTCAGGCAGCTAGGTCAACCGGTATCAGCGAAGAGGATCTGGTTATCCTGATCGCTGAAGGTGAAGAACGGGTATATCAGCAGGATGAATGGATATTCTATGAATCAAGCCCACGTCGTTGGGCTGGAATCATCCTTGAAGGCGAGCTTGAACTGATGCGTGGTATTCATGGCACTTCTCGCAAGGTTGGAACAATAGTTTCCGGTTCCATGATCAGCGAAGGTGCTCTTCTCGAGAAGGACTCTCACTCCAATGGCGCGTTTACGCGAACCGGAGCCAGAATTTGGCAGATAACTGAGGAAAAGATTGAATCTTTCAAAGAAAACAATCCGGAGTTGTTTTATCGGATAGTTGCTCAGGTTGCGGTTGGGATCAACCGTCGCATGCGTATGCTTGCGGATAGTGTCCATTGCAAGAGTAACAGTGGGGATCTGCTGATCAGCGGGTTGCGTCGGGAAAAAGATTCTCTTGGTACAAGAGATGTCTACGGTCATGCCTACTATGGTGTTCAAACCCTGCGGGCCATGGAAAATTTTTCCATTTCAGGAATATATCTTAATAATTTTGAACATATGGTTGAAGCTTTGGCCATGGTGAAAAAGGCGGCGGCCCAGACCAATAATGAATTAGGGACTCTTGACGACACCAGAATGAATGCCATTTGTCAGGCTTGTGATGAAATTCTGGGCGGCGAACTGCATGAACATTTTACCGTGGACATGTTTCAGGGCGGTGCAGGGACTTCGACCAACATGAACGCCAACGAGGTGATTGCAAACCGGGGCTTGGAGATCATGGGTTATAACAAAGGGGAGTACCACCACCTGCACCCCAATGATCATGTTAATTGTTCTCAATCCACAAACGATGCGTACCCCACGGCGATAAAGTTGGCGGTACTGCTCTCCAGCCACGATCTTATCTGCTCACTGCGGGTTTTTAGGAATGCTCTTGCGAGCAAGGGAGAGAAATTTAAGGATGTACTCAAAATGGGACGCACGGAAAATCAGGATGCGGTTCCCATGACCCTCGGTCAGGAGTTCAGCGCCTACGCAGTGATGATAGACAGTTCCATCAGTACCATGGAGCAAACCGCCGAGGCATTTCTTGATATTAACCTGGGAGCTACGGCTATTGGAACCGGTATTAACAGCCCCCGGGGCTATGCCGATCTGGTGGCGAAAAAGCTTGCGGCAATCAGCGGTTTTCCTGTCAGGAGAGCAAAAAATCTGGTGGAAGCAACACAAAATGCAGGAGTTTTTGTACGCATGTCAGCCAGCCTGAAACTGGTGGCCGTGCAGATATCCAAAATTTGTAACGACCTGCGCGCACTTTCTTCCGGGCCCAGATGTGGCTTGAACGAGATCAATCTGCCCCCGATGCAGCCCGGTTCATCTATTATGCCGGGCAAGGTTAATCCGGTTCTTCCTGAAGTGATGAACCAGATATGTTACCAAGTCATGGGTTATGACACCGTGGTTTCCATGGCTGCAGAGTCCAGTGAACTGGAACTGTGCATGGCAGAGCCGATTATCGCATATGACCTGCTGCATGGGATGATGATTCTTAAAAACGGCTGCATATCTCTGGTGGAGCGCTGCATAAGTGGTATCGAAGCCAATAGAGACGTGTGCAGGAGCTATGTTCAGCGCAGTATCGGTCTGGTGACAGCATTGGTCCCTGTTATCGGTTATGAGCAGTCCGCAGCGATCGCCAAGGAAGCTCTTGGGACCGATGCCAGCGTGTACGATATCGTACTCGCAAAAGGGGTGCTTACCAAAGAACAACTGGACGAGATTCTCCGCCCGGAAAACATGACTGATCCGCGGGAAATTTAA
- a CDS encoding DUF3156 family protein: MFRSRQKRVNAANAAILQTSRLFSPLWGDAELTESGDVRFSDLPGTLQGLTAIQTWQRQLLGGTMSVNLCLEREIQLTGSCSLRFRSGRFGCKGNCQIGQHLIDRLHADTILMATLRDLDLGGLTITLTGGKVTVMLTPYGGGLAFLGMPPLQYPVAFPRDQIKTTARALERIERIISSHSAGKNVTH; encoded by the coding sequence ATGTTCCGATCAAGACAGAAACGTGTCAACGCAGCCAATGCAGCCATTCTTCAGACTTCACGCCTTTTTTCCCCACTATGGGGAGATGCGGAGTTGACCGAAAGCGGGGATGTACGGTTCTCGGACCTTCCGGGCACACTGCAGGGGCTGACCGCGATTCAGACCTGGCAGCGCCAGCTTTTGGGAGGAACAATGTCCGTTAATCTTTGTCTGGAGCGGGAAATCCAATTGACAGGATCTTGTTCACTGCGTTTCAGGAGTGGGCGGTTCGGATGCAAAGGCAACTGTCAGATAGGTCAACATTTGATAGACCGGTTGCATGCCGACACCATTCTCATGGCAACGCTCCGGGACTTGGATCTGGGAGGGCTTACCATTACGCTCACCGGTGGAAAGGTAACTGTCATGCTCACCCCCTATGGGGGAGGGCTGGCCTTTCTGGGCATGCCGCCCCTTCAGTATCCGGTTGCTTTTCCCAGAGATCAGATAAAAACAACAGCTCGAGCCCTTGAGCGAATTGAGCGGATAATCAGCAGCCACAGCGCAGGCAAAAACGTTACCCACTAG
- a CDS encoding P-II family nitrogen regulator has product MYLIQSIIRPEKITEVTDALAEIGVYGMTKFPVIGRGNQSGLKVGDMIYKDIPKEMIQTFVDDDQKAAAVRTIMEAARTGDGNHGDGRVFVLQVAEAYTIRSGDQNI; this is encoded by the coding sequence ATGTATCTTATTCAGTCCATTATTCGCCCAGAAAAGATTACTGAAGTTACTGATGCTCTCGCCGAAATAGGCGTGTACGGCATGACTAAATTCCCCGTTATCGGACGTGGGAACCAGAGCGGTCTCAAAGTCGGTGACATGATTTATAAGGATATTCCTAAAGAAATGATTCAAACCTTCGTGGATGACGATCAGAAAGCAGCTGCTGTTAGAACCATCATGGAGGCGGCTAGAACAGGGGACGGCAACCATGGCGATGGTAGAGTGTTCGTACTTCAGGTAGCCGAAGCATATACCATTCGCTCAGGCGACCAGAACATCTAG